Below is a window of Flavobacterium cyclinae DNA.
TCGAATATTCAACTTTGGTAATAAATTAGAAGTAATTTTAAATAATTTATTTTGTCTTTCTACCGAATATACTTTGGCTCCCATCATACACAAAACAGCAGTTTGATAACCACTTCCGGTTCCAATTTCTAGTATTTTGTGATCTTTTTCCACCTCCAATAACTGAGATTGAAACGCTACAGTATACGGTTGGGAAATAGTTTGACCTGCTTCTATAGGAAACGCTTTATCTTGGTAAGCAAAATCTTCAAAACTCGAATCCAAAAACAAATGACGTGGAATTTTTCTAATAGCCGCTAACACGTTTTTATCGGTAATTCCTTTTTCTTCCAATTGCTTTACCAACTGATTTCTAAGTCCTTGATGTTTATTCGTATCTTTCAATTTGGGATGATTTTGTTTGGGTAAAAATAGCTTTAAAATCTCAAAAAACAAATCAGAAAATAAACTAACTTTTTTCCGAAGTTTCAGAATTTAATCTTTTGCACTTTCAACTAAAATCGTACTTTTGATAAAATTAATTTTTTATGTTAAAAGTGGGAGTTTTAGGTGCTGGTCACCTTGGAAAAATACATTTACGATTATTAAATCAATCTGAAAAATATGAATTAGTTGGCTTTTACGACGCTTTTGAAGAAAACGCCAATAAAGTAGCCGCTGAATTTGGTTATAAAAAATTCGATTCTATTGCCGACTTAATCGCTGCTGTTGATGTTGTTGATATAGTAACACCAACGATGCAACATTTTGAATGTGCAAAACAAGTTATCGAAGCTGGAAAGCACATTTTCATCGAAAAACCTATTTCAAATACGGTTGAAGAAGCTGAAGAAATCATCGCTCTAGCCAAAAAACACAATGTAAAAGGTCAAGTAGGGCATGTGGAAAGATTCAATCCTGCGTTTACTGCTGTGAAAGATAAAATCAATAATCCGATGTTTATTGAAACGCATCGTTTGGCGGAATTCAATCCTCGTGGTACGGATGTTCCTGTAGTTTTGGATTTGATGATTCACGATATTGATGCGATTTTGAGCGTAGTAAAATCGAAAGTAAAATCAATTAACGCTAGTAGTGTTGCCGTAATTTCAGATTCACCAGATATTACAAATGCACGTATCGAATTCGAAAATGGTTGTGTAGCCAACATTACTTCAAGCCGAATTTCGATGAAGAATATGAGAAAATCGCGTTTCTTCCAAAAAGACGCTTACATTTCAGTAGATTATTTGGATAAAGTGTGCGAAGTGGTTCGTATGAAAGACGCACCTGAAGTTCCAGGTGATTTCGACATGATATTACAAAATGCAGAAGGTGTAAAAAAACAAATCTATTTTGATAATCCTGGTGTTGAAGCTAACAACGCCATTTTAGATGAATTAGAAACTTTCGCTGATGCCATCAACAACAATACCACTCCAATTGTAACTTTAGAAGATGGTACCGAAGCTTTAAGAGTGGCGTATCAGATTATTGAGTGTATGAAAAGATAATTTATATTTTTATAAATGCAAAAAGTAAATAATAACATAAAATACCAAATAATTATATCTGTAATACTTTATTGCTCAATCTTATTAGTGTATTACTTGATTATAGATAAAGATATTATTGGATGTGTTTTACTATCTACACTACATTTATTTTTTATTACTCTATTTGCCTCTTTATTTAATATTAAATCAGAAATTTTAAAATTCATATCTAATATAAGTTATATTCCAACAATCTTTGTGATTTTATTCCTAAATATAAAGTCAAATGTGTATTTAACATCTCTTATTTTAGTGCTTATAATATTTATAAATTTCAGAAAATATATCTTTAACAAAATAAAATCTATTATTATAAAATGATTTTATCTCAAAATCTAATACTTGAAATTAAATCTTTAATTGCGAAAGCAAAAGAAGGTGCAATTCGTTCTGTTGACAATCAACGAACTTTAATGTATTGGCATATTGGCGAGCGTATTTTTAACGAAGAACAGCAAGGAAAAAACAGAGCTGATTACGGAAATTATTTAATAAAATACTTATCCAAACAACTCCAACCTGAATATGGAAGCGGGTTTTCTGTTAGACAATTGGAAAGATACAGACAATTTTATAGAACATTCCCAATTGCGTCCACACTGCGGACGCAATTGAGTTGGTCGCATTACAAATTACTTTTAAGTATTGATAATAGAGATAAAAGAGAATACTACATTGCCGAAACTGTAAAAAATAATTGGTCGGTTCGTCAAATGGAACGACAAATTAACAGTCAACTTTTTGAA
It encodes the following:
- a CDS encoding protein-L-isoaspartate(D-aspartate) O-methyltransferase, giving the protein MKDTNKHQGLRNQLVKQLEEKGITDKNVLAAIRKIPRHLFLDSSFEDFAYQDKAFPIEAGQTISQPYTVAFQSQLLEVEKDHKILEIGTGSGYQTAVLCMMGAKVYSVERQNKLFKITSNLLPKLNIRPKYLSFGDGYKGLPDYAPFDGIIVTAGAPFIPQPLMAQLKIGGRLVIPVGEKEQIMTLLIRKNETQFEKHEFGDFRFVPLLENKN
- a CDS encoding Gfo/Idh/MocA family protein — encoded protein: MLKVGVLGAGHLGKIHLRLLNQSEKYELVGFYDAFEENANKVAAEFGYKKFDSIADLIAAVDVVDIVTPTMQHFECAKQVIEAGKHIFIEKPISNTVEEAEEIIALAKKHNVKGQVGHVERFNPAFTAVKDKINNPMFIETHRLAEFNPRGTDVPVVLDLMIHDIDAILSVVKSKVKSINASSVAVISDSPDITNARIEFENGCVANITSSRISMKNMRKSRFFQKDAYISVDYLDKVCEVVRMKDAPEVPGDFDMILQNAEGVKKQIYFDNPGVEANNAILDELETFADAINNNTTPIVTLEDGTEALRVAYQIIECMKR